TCAACAAAACCGATAACGGCTAACAGAATTTGAAAGTAACCTGCAAATTTGGCGATATTGTTTTTTCTTGCAATCGTACCCCCAACAGCAAACAATGCCAAAGCGTAAACAATACTGTCTGCAAGCATATCCAAGCTGTCTGCTATCAATCCCATTGAATTGGAAAAAATACCGAACAACATTTCCAATCCAAAGAAAACGAAATTGATAATCAGTACAGTCCAAAGTAGTTTCCGTTGGTCATTGCTTGTATCTGTTTCAAGAACTGCATTGCTTTCTTCAGTTGAAATCAATGACGTATTCAGGTTTAATGTTTCCAAAGCCGAAAAAATCGGCTCTGGTTTTCCACTATGGTAAACATTTAGTTTTCTACTGGGAATATCAAATTCCAATGACTTTACCATATCGAAATCCTGCAATTTCATACGGATTAATTGCTCCTCACTTGGGCAATCCATTTTAGTTATATTGAATATGGTTTTATTCATCTTCTTAAAGTCTAAATTTTATTCCGCCATTAATGACAAATCCGTCCAATGGTGCATAAATGTCTTTAAATATAGGATTACTAATTGTACCTGTATAAATGTTGCCAAAACGTGTCTGCCTTGTATCAAGGAAATTTTCAAAATTGACATATAACGAAAACCTTTCCCAAATCTTTTCAGCCATAAATCCACAAGTCCAATAGTCTTTTCCTGTTGTTCCATCGTTCAGCTTTTGCGGGCTGAAATAGTAGGCTTCTAAAC
This genomic interval from Pseudopedobacter saltans DSM 12145 contains the following:
- a CDS encoding cation transporter, whose protein sequence is MNKTIFNITKMDCPSEEQLIRMKLQDFDMVKSLEFDIPSRKLNVYHSGKPEPIFSALETLNLNTSLISTEESNAVLETDTSNDQRKLLWTVLIINFVFFGLEMLFGIFSNSMGLIADSLDMLADSIVYALALFAVGGTIARKNNIAKFAGYFQILLAVIGFVEVIRRFIGIEAMPDFKTMIVVSVLALIANVLCLYLLQKNKSKEAHMQASMIFTSNDVIINSGVIIAGLLVNWLNSSYPDLIIGAIVFVIVARGAYRILKLAK